A genome region from Fictibacillus halophilus includes the following:
- a CDS encoding RNA-binding S4 domain-containing protein, which translates to MRLDKFLKVSRLIKRRTVAKEISDQGRISINGLQAKASSDVKVGDELAIRFGQKLVKVKINELKDTTKKEDADNMYTVLEENRIETTE; encoded by the coding sequence ATGCGCCTAGATAAGTTTCTGAAAGTCTCACGCCTGATCAAACGGAGAACCGTGGCGAAAGAGATTTCAGATCAAGGGCGTATCTCCATCAATGGATTGCAGGCGAAGGCTTCCTCTGATGTAAAAGTAGGGGACGAGCTTGCGATACGTTTTGGCCAAAAGCTTGTTAAGGTTAAAATCAACGAGCTTAAAGATACAACAAAAAAAGAGGACGCGGATAACATGTATACCGTCCTCGAAGAAAACCGCATCGAAACGACTGAGTGA
- a CDS encoding HU family DNA-binding protein produces MNKNELVTNISEKSGLTKKDVETVVNGVIDEITSALKDGDKVQFVGFGTFETRERSSRTGRNPQTGKEIQIPAATVPAFKAGNKLKEAVK; encoded by the coding sequence ATGAACAAAAATGAATTGGTAACAAATATCTCAGAAAAGTCAGGACTTACTAAGAAAGACGTAGAAACAGTCGTTAATGGCGTAATCGATGAAATCACTTCTGCTCTAAAAGACGGAGACAAAGTACAATTTGTTGGATTCGGAACTTTCGAAACTCGTGAGCGTTCTAGCCGTACTGGCCGCAACCCTCAAACAGGTAAAGAAATTCAAATTCCAGCAGCAACTGTTCCGGCATTTAAAGCAGGAAACAAGCTGAAAGAAGCTGTTAAGTAA